The DNA sequence AGACGGTTCATTTGCGATCTTTATCGGTAAAGTGGAAGAGATCCAAAAGAAGATCTCTAAAAAGGGGAATCCTTTTGGGATTGTAAGTCTTATGGACTTCCATGGAAATATCGACATGATGCTTTTTGAGGATAAACTCAAAGAGCTTGAAGAGATGGACCTAGAAGAGCCTGTGGCATTTAAAGTGAAAATTACCCATACGGAGATGTTTACCCGTATAGGTGTAACAAAGCTGATGTCGCTTAAAGAGGCGAAAAAAGAGTGTAAAAAAGTAAAAACAGAAATTCAGGAAGTACCGCTTGAACCTATCAATCTAGCAGTAAAATTGAGTGAAAAAACAGATGTACTTGAAAATCTTTATACTTTAATCAGACAAAATCCTGGAAACAGAGAACTCAAAGTAACAATTGTTTCAAAGCTGCATAATGTAGTAATAGACTCTTCGATCAGAGTTAGTACTTCGCTTATCTCTGCGCTTGAAGGCAATGAAAATATAGATATTATATAAAAAAAGCCGTCTCACATTGGCATATTTCTTGCATCTCTATTTTTATGGAAGAAGAAGAGTATAAATTAGATAAATATGAGAGTTTTTTAGGTGAAGTAAAAAGTGATGGCGGGCACTGGGAGAAGATAAAAAAGCGTACAGCTACTCTCTTTCAAGTACTTATGGATGGTGACTTACGGGAGCTTGTCTTTGTACTCAACCATTATCCACAGTATATAGAGATAGTGTGTGAACATTTCCGATATCTTTATAATTATTCAGAACAAAGCGCTGACATTTTTGCAGCAAGCAAACTATTATGGATGAGTACTGAGTATCACCAAAAACAGTTTGTACGCAATCTAGTACGAAAATTACCAAAACTTGATGAAGATAACTCTTCACAAATAAAAGAGTTATTTGATTCGCTCAAAACAAATCAGGAACGTATTCATCCTATTATTATCGGATACTACAAGTCCCAGCTAGAACACTATTTACAAAACGCATCTTTGCATATTTTACAGAAGAAAATTCTGCAAAAGAATGCATCTGAGCTGATTGGAGATAACAGCTACGACTTTAGTGCAAATGACCGCGATGCCAATTTGGATATTCCCTATATGATGTAATGATTACTGATGTTTTTGGTACAATATCGTATCTATTTAGTATATAAAGGTTTATAATGACCAAACAAGATTTTAATGAAGGACTTTTAGGTTTTCTAGATGCTTCACCTACACCGTTTCATGCAACTCAAAATATGGCTGGAATGTTTGCAAATGCAGGTTTTATAGAACTTAATGAAAAAGATAAATGGAGCCTTGAAGCCGGGAAAAAGTATTTTGTAACTAGAAATGATTCTTCGATCATCGCTTTTACATATCCTAAAAATGAAAAAGAGTATTTACTTGTTGGCGCCCATACAGATTCACCAAATCTAAAACTCAAACCAAATCCAATCATTAAAGATTTTGAAGTAGTTAGATTTGCAGTCGAACCTTACGGAGGCTTATTATTAAATCCTTGGTTTGACCGTGATTTAGGTCTTGCCGGAAGAATTAACTACAGTGATACATCCAAAAAGATACAAAGTGTTCTTATAGACATCAAAAAAGCTATCGCTATGATCCCTTCACTTGCTATTCATCTTGATGATAAAGCAAATAAAGAGAGAACAGTGAATAAGCAAACAGATATTTCCCCTGTATTGACTTGTAACGGTGAATTTGATTTTGATATATTTATTAAAAAAGAGCTCGAAAAATTAGGCATAATGGATGTTGAAGAGATATTTGCACATGAACTCAGCCTGTACGATGTACAAAATGCTTCGTATATAGGACTTGAAGATGACTTTATAGCAAGTGCAAGGTTAGATAATTTACTCTCTTGTTATGTTGGAATGCTGAGTATTTGCAGTATTGCCGATGATAAACCTATGATCTTCATTGCAAATGATCACGAAGAGGTTGGAAGTGATTCAACAAGCGGAGCAGGGGGAAATTTCTTAGAAGCAACTCTTAAAAGAATGTTCCCAAGCCATGAAGAGTATATGGCAATGGTAAGAAGTTCTATGATGATTAGTGCCGACAATGCGCATGCTATCCATCCAAACTATCCGGACAGGCACGATGAGAGACACACTCCTTTTATCAATAAAGGTGTTGTAATCAAAGTAAATTCAAACCAAAGATACGCTTCAAATGCGACAACAATTGCAAATTTTTTAGCAAATGCAAAAGAGGCAAACGAACCTATCCAAAAGTTTGTGACACGCAGTGACATGGGATGTGGTTCAACTATAGGTCCAATTACGGCAACTCGTATAGGTATAGATACTATCGATATAGGACTTCCTACTTGGGGTATGCATTCTATCCGTGAGATGGCGGGAAGTGACGATGCATACAGTTTATATAATATTTTAGTAGGGTTTAAAATCTAATGAGTGAGAGCATTACGGTAGAAGAACTCAATCTTTTAATTGAGCAGACCTATAAGGTTGAAAACGAGTTTAATGAACTTAAAGCCTCGTATGAACATCTGCAAAATACCGTTGAGAAAGTTGTTGAGTTTTTACCGAATGCTATTTGGATTTTAAATGACGATAACACCGTCTTCTTACAAAACTCAAAAG is a window from the Sulfurimonas sp. C5 genome containing:
- a CDS encoding M18 family aminopeptidase, producing the protein MTKQDFNEGLLGFLDASPTPFHATQNMAGMFANAGFIELNEKDKWSLEAGKKYFVTRNDSSIIAFTYPKNEKEYLLVGAHTDSPNLKLKPNPIIKDFEVVRFAVEPYGGLLLNPWFDRDLGLAGRINYSDTSKKIQSVLIDIKKAIAMIPSLAIHLDDKANKERTVNKQTDISPVLTCNGEFDFDIFIKKELEKLGIMDVEEIFAHELSLYDVQNASYIGLEDDFIASARLDNLLSCYVGMLSICSIADDKPMIFIANDHEEVGSDSTSGAGGNFLEATLKRMFPSHEEYMAMVRSSMMISADNAHAIHPNYPDRHDERHTPFINKGVVIKVNSNQRYASNATTIANFLANAKEANEPIQKFVTRSDMGCGSTIGPITATRIGIDTIDIGLPTWGMHSIREMAGSDDAYSLYNILVGFKI